Below is a window of Malus domestica chromosome 13, GDT2T_hap1 DNA.
GAAATAAGGTTTTGTACCAGAAATTAGGCAGAAATTAGGCACCATGTGTGAATAGATAAAGCCTTCTAGAAGGAATGCTTAtatggctgatttctagaagaacAAGGTCTAAAAACATGTGGCACTAATGTagccttctagaaatcaggtttttAGGCCCCCTTGCAGCTCCCTAACTGAATTCAAGCctttcaaattcatccatcctcatgcctccatgcttgccctatccaatcttggcccaaaaatgctctagaatgctccaaattgcttctttttgcatactttgacactaaaacctgaaattgcacgaaaataactttaaacactataattaacatagtttagctaattaaatgcaagaaaacaagctaactaagtcgtataaatatgctcctatcacttgtATCCatgtgaaatcaaaagtatatcaacagtaattccataaatataccacaacacagcatctcatcaacaatataaataatcatgtacttaataatttatattagcacgtaagttggagtcacctaatgtgacatgtacgactgcactcataactcatcaatcaatgctagcacataagttggagtcacctatagtgacctgtacgacttacccatatctcatcaatcaatgttagcacgtaagtcggagtcacctatagtgacctgtacgatttacccatatctcatcaatcaattcctgcacacgagtcgaaaccacctatagtgacctgtatgacttacccatatctcattaATCAATTCCTggacacgagtcagaaccacctaaagtggtctgtacgacatgcaagATGTAAATAAATAAGTTCAAGTGCTACAATTACGTGAAGGTTGtacgaagtatcgcaagtcacctacgagtcggagccacctaatgtggtatgtacgacaggctagcacctactttggatccaatgtgagcatgtagtgtgggaggtgaacgatcacatgAAGGATAGGCCCTGTCCTCGGGCAGAGCACTAACATCAATGTGCATgataatgagcactaaatgaatataaacataaccatacacactacaatcactatcatcaatatgTACTCACTTGAAGTTTACCTGGCGTCTGCAGCGTTATTTGGCATAACCACTTTAACGTCCCAACATTCTTAATCGGAACTATACCCAGTGATAGGCCAGAATAAAATCAAGGTTAATCTCTACGCTGTTAACCTTCATAACTTCTTTCTTTAAAGAAATCAAGTACCATGTTAAATTCAAAttgttttatggctgcatctaactatcttgttagactgcctacgtactctcaaacgggatcaagccattcgtagttcaacttagtacttcaaagcattcactgTAATTATGTGTAGATAATATGCATATAGATATGCAATAAAGTAATCTAAAATTTAGCCATAACATAGAATtttagaatatataaatatatatgacagggcataaaatgcataaatcaatttaaaaatatttgtggaattatcaatcatatagatatatatatatatatatacgaaaaaaagaaaagacccacttacCTGAGGTTcgcgctacgactccctagcacgaaCATCGAGATGTCACAAACGATCCTCACCTGCCACAAAGTCCAAAAGTGGACGGAAGGTGGTCAATTCTGTTCACAAAGCCGGCTGGTGCCTAAAGCTTCCCGGCGTTGATTCATCGTCTACGGTGGTCCAACAAGGCCAAGGTTGGTTGAGATTTTCTCTTGAgatgatgggctacaaagcTCAAGTAGTGGCATCGGCCATCGCTATGCCGATTTGCTGGAATATTGAAAAGAGTGGCCGAAGCACCGTTGATTTTTGTCGACTTTCGTGGCCTCAAACTGTCACATACCCTGGttaatcaaggtggttcttgggtGGATTTTGTAGAAGGGagtgagagcttcaagatggcGATGGTGGTGGCGTCGAAAAACTCCACCGGAGTTGGCCGGAATCAAACTTGAAAAATGAGAGGTTGAACTGGGTTGTGTGGTGTGCACGGGTTGATGAAATGGGGAGGGATGCTTCTCTCATCTTCCCATTGgtcatttttcttttcccctTGTCTGATTGGTCCttaaggtatcgtttggtatgtaGATGGGACGCGATGGGATGAGACATGACAGGACGGAACGGAGAGGGAGTAAAAATGCCCtcagatggaaacaaggaggaggaagaaggaggcgAAGAAGTTATAATTGTGTGTTCCATGGATGTGGAATGAGTTGTTACAGGGGGTGAGGcgaacgaaaattcacccaaaatttgTCTCTTGGAATAgcgcgttccacccgttttaggctCACCAAATGTGGGACGGAATGCCTCGTCCCACTTCATTCCGTCCTGTCCcatgtaccaaacggtacctaaaagaaataatatgatTGTTTCCTTATTTCGTTGCTGAAAGCTGATTGGGCTTCTTTCCCACAAGATGggaattcaatttaattaaaactaaactttgAATAACTAATTTCAAACGTCTGTAACTATACAGTcataatccggactcgcaaaaGGTTTTCGTCTATACGTTCGTACCAACGAGTACTACGATGatatgctaaaagaataagtcatatgtCTCTCTAGGCGATAGTCAACGGAAGTCAAAATCCttacctctagggcattttcgtaaattcacacttttaaaattaataaaacgtAAAATTTGGGATGAGTTGTTACATTAAAGGTTGGAATAAGACgaaagttgttaaaaaaactcGTAATAAAATAaagttaattaaaattaaatcgGATTAGGGATTTTTTACTAAATACTAGCAAagagcacacactttgtgtgtgtgtgaaaaacCGTCCACCTCCTCCCATGTACTCCTTAAGTGCAATCGCTTCAGTTCAttcaaactataaaaaaaagcatcatgatttcacttacctgtatgaaaaaatgatggtgggacaatttctcttaataaatgcatatttttatcttatgtaaatattttgatacaaaattactattttgtccTCCTTATGAAAATATTATGTATCAAAAGTGATGGCAAAATAGGAAATAAGGGGATATGATtatcattttgtcaaaatttataaattactattttgccctcctcaGCTCAACATTGTGTATTCAAAAGTGAGGGGCAAAATTGAAAAAGTGGGCAAAAAGGTTGACAAGGTGTGTTTTCTTAATAATAAggattgtgtatcaaaagtgagggcaaaatagaaaaaaaaaatatatgattatcattttgtcaaaaggtacaaaattactattttacccttATCATCTCAACCTTGTGTATTCAAAAGTGAAgggcaaaattgaaaaaaagtgAGGAAAAAGGTTGAGAAGATGTGTTGTCTTAATAATATGGATAAATACAAGATTCCAGAGCGGGTTAAAGCGCAGATGAGTTAGATTTGTTGTGCCCGTATTCCCTCTATCCATCCTGTTCCCGCATCCTCCCTCTAACAAGTGTCCTATGAACTAACACCAAATTAACTCTGTTACCAAGAAActcaataaaagaataaaaaaaaaatagaaaaaacctTCCCTTCTTCTGTGAGAGAGAGTAGGGaggtatatttttattttttgttttttattctaTGTCAAGTTTAACTCTGTTAACTTGGTGTTAGTTCATAGGACACTTGTCAAAAGGAGGAAGCGGGAGGAGGGTGGGCTGAGGAAACTTGGGCACAGCCGATCTGCACTCAGCGCGGATTGGGTTGTTTGTTGCTGACCTTGCTTTTACGGTTTTACCCTCATCAGATCATAAATATAAAACTCCCCTCCCTTTCGGTTTGCGGTGAAACTTCGCATCCTTCTTccgctctctctcctctctttctctgctCCTTTACGCGTTCTTCCGCCCAAACCCTAACCATCTTGCGTACGATCGTATCCAACCGCGGTTTCAGATCTCCATCGCTGCCGATCGGCTAATCGCTCTTATATTTCCCGATTGCGATTCTTCTTAACGTCGTCGTTTTTCAGCTGTAAGGTTTTCATCGTTTCAGTCTCCCAATTTCTGGGCAATCAGATATCCATAGTTGGTTAATTCTTCGGTTTTAGATTCAAATTAGTTTACTTTTTTCCAATGATCTGctattatttatctttttttgtattgaatgtgtttaattttaagagAAGGAGCCGTAGGAGGATCTCAAATTTATAGGTTATTATTTATGCTTATTCATATCTATGGATCCATAGATAATTTTGGAAGCAGGAGAATTGGGAATTCTGTTTGCTGGATAATAGAAATTGGGTCGTGGATTAATTGAGgaatcaaaattgaaaattgttgaAATTGGAAGCAGGTTGGTTTTAGTGACAAATTAGAGGTTCTTATGCTATTGATTTGTTGTTGATTAGATGAGGTTGAGTTTATATAGGCTTTGTTCGAGTAGAATCGTTGTAATTGCATTACTATAACCTAATTTTTCTTGTGATTTTGTTATAGAAATCTTTCACCAGTGTATATCATAATCTCCTATGCCTTGTTTGGTTTTTGTTATATTTAGTTGTGGAGTTTCTCAGCACTTTTTCTCTGTTGGTTTGTTCCGTTTcttatttgttgtttttaacTAGGCAGGAATAATGTCTTTTGTACGTAACAATCCCTCACAAGGGGGCACTGCTGGTGATGAGTACTGGCCGTCTCTCGGTAGAAATGAcgtcaaaagcttcaacaacttcaaccacttcaaccacaacaacaacaactggAACAGGAGCAGGACTAATAACTTCGTTAAGAATTATAACAATTATCAGAAGTACAATTATAACAATTACCAGAAGTACGTGGGTGGTTATAAGGAGCATGCTGATAATTCTAATTATATCAAGCCCGACAGTGCATCATCGTttaagaggagaaaattttcagATTCTACTTGGGGTGATGGTGGGAGAGATTATCTGCCACCCAACACATATGAATTTATCTCTTCTTCGTGCAATAATTATGTTCCTCATCCAAGATCCAATGGTGATGCCTCTGCATCTACTACTGGTAAACGTGACCGCACAAAGTTAGATGAAGATGAACTGCCCTTTATGTCAAGGGATGAGATAGAGAGATGCTCCCCATCTAGAAAAGATGGTATAGATTCAGTACGTGAAGCACACTTGCGCTACTCATACTGTTCTTACCTTCAGAATCTTGGATTGCGGCTTGACTTGTAAGCTTCTTCTCCTTAACCTGTATCTTTGTTATGCTTTCATTTTGAATAGAGTTCTTATCATTTATTTAACAGGGTTTTGTCCAGAACTAGTGTTTATGGTATTTTGAACATTTTGCTAGTTGACTCTAAGTTTCAaggttttcttttctctttccaaGACGTATGTAATTTACAAACTAATCATATCTCTTCCAGGCCCCAGACTAATATCGCTACTGCAATGGTTCTCTGTCATCGGTTTTTTGCCCGGCGGTCACATGCTTGCCATGATAGATTTGTGAGTGTTCAATGTATTTTGAAATTCATAGCATCTTCTGATGTTATTAAGGTTTCCTTTATCTTAGATAAGCATAGATTTTATGTCCTCATATGATCAACATTATAGCAATTCAGATAATCAATCATTCGTTGTGTTCAAAGtgttttccctttttatttttctgaataTAACTCTATGTTTCTGTTCTCCACTCTGTGCTGTTTTTTAATTTCCTACTGGGTAATGGATTATGTACGTTGTTGGTTTACTCTGTCACTCCATTTGGTAATTATATTTTATGACTATTTCATTTCTTTTCCAGTTGATTGCTACTGCCGCTCTGTTCCTAGCAGCAAAGTCCGAGGAGACACCACGCCCTTTGAATACTGTGTTGAGAACATCTTCTGAGATTCTCCATAAGCAGGATATCAGTTTCTTGTCCCATATGCTCCCTATTGTGAGTATCTTTACTGCTCTTCTGAGCCTTTATGATATGATCTGTCCTCTTGAAAGCATTCAGAATGAAGACAATCTTTTTACAGTTTAACTGTCAATATAAAAACCCATTATTGAATGCCATAATGTTTTTTTTGCATTGACATAAAAAAAACCATTGCATAGCCTTTCTTTTTAAATTCAGATGAGTATTCCTGCATTGAATCATATTTCCTATTCACGCTGTTCAGTGTGTCATAAAGAGCATGAAGCAACTTAAACTTTTGAAGATTTTTCTCCATTCCCTGACTTATATTGAAAGCTAAGATTAGAATTGCACTTTCTAGCATTCTGACATTTGTTGTTTGTTAAACAGGACTGGTTTGAGCAGCATCGGGAACGGGTGACTGAGGCTGAGCAAATGATACTGACCACTCTAAATTTTGAACTTGGTGTGCAGCATCCATATGCACCACTTACATCTACTCTTAACAAATTAGGTCTTTCACAAACAATTCTGGTGAATCTGTCCTTAAGCTTGGTCAGTGAAGGGTAAGTTCATCAATTCGAGGTTACAGAATTCTGCTTACTTTTCGTTGAATGATTACTTGATCATTATTCGACATATTTGTGTTGGTTTTTTATATTTAGCTTACCTTGCATGCCTTCCTGAAAATGGTTAGTGGCACTGTGGTTGTTAAAAGgaagaagatagagaaaaagaggggggggggggtgggggttATCATCAGAGTTTCAGATTTTACTGATGTTTGGGTATGGCTATGGAAGCGGATAAACAATGGTTTTCTTCCTGTTCCTTAAAACTCTGATGCTTGATGTCTGTCTCAATAATTTCCTTGTTTGGAGCATCTACTTTAGTAGTATTTTGAAATATTAATTCTTTTGGCATGCATATAATTGCAGGATCTACACAAGATTAGAGTTGATCGCCTGTATGATATTCTTAGCTGGCGGATTGATTTGCTGTTCATGGAACTTTTGTTTTACTTCTGAAGTTGAACTGCCGATattttttggatgaatttaccATAATATGCCCCCACCAACTTAGTCATTTGCTATTGAATATAGCTACTTAGTCTCCATGGCCATTTTCAGTATCTTCTTTTAACTTACTGATGGAGCTTATTAAGAAAAAGTCCTCTGAAGTCCTGCTACCAAACATACAGTTTGTAAGACATGGCTTTTTGTGGGATTGGTTTTGGAGGAAAACCATTGTCTAGGGAAGGATTTCATCTTTGTGATTGGTAGCCCTTCCTATCCCCAATGCCAATGCCGTTTTATGAACCCTCGAATGACTTCTCCTAAGTCCTGCTAACAACGAGGGGTTGCCAGATATCTAGGGGCTGCTTTAGGTTTAACAGTATGATACTCAGTTTTGAGTATCAGGGCTTGCAGTCTGATTTCAGTTTTGACCAAACTCTTTCTGATGGAAGTTTACACTTTGGCCCAAGAATTTGCAAATTTTCGTAGAACTGTTGCCACTGGTGCATGAGTCTCAGGAGCTTGCGTAGGTTTTTTCCTGACCTAGATGTCTTGAAAGTTTTTGGTGTTGTATTCTTTTTCGATTACAGAATGGAATGGGAGACATTAAAATTTTGT
It encodes the following:
- the LOC103453101 gene encoding cyclin-T1-4-like gives rise to the protein MSFVRNNPSQGGTAGDEYWPSLGRNDVKSFNNFNHFNHNNNNWNRSRTNNFVKNYNNYQKYNYNNYQKYVGGYKEHADNSNYIKPDSASSFKRRKFSDSTWGDGGRDYLPPNTYEFISSSCNNYVPHPRSNGDASASTTGKRDRTKLDEDELPFMSRDEIERCSPSRKDGIDSVREAHLRYSYCSYLQNLGLRLDLPQTNIATAMVLCHRFFARRSHACHDRFLIATAALFLAAKSEETPRPLNTVLRTSSEILHKQDISFLSHMLPIDWFEQHRERVTEAEQMILTTLNFELGVQHPYAPLTSTLNKLGLSQTILVNLSLSLVSEGLRSSLWLQFKPHHIAAGAAYLAAKFLNLDLDSYKNIWQEFQATPDILQAVAQQLTELF